One segment of Anopheles stephensi strain Indian chromosome 3, UCI_ANSTEP_V1.0, whole genome shotgun sequence DNA contains the following:
- the LOC118509936 gene encoding splicing factor 3B subunit 2 — translation MDNNLEQQTNGTMVPPPMTPSEMLLDDDGMPVEIVDGGGWPVQMVPMMQDDERHPEDNAEQQQTELPEMDEVREGVEEDVEQEDEFQQMPVLSPPPALMSLKVDNPDEDAKKPSELVLPKALEDVLALKTIRAQELDVEETLAAVGAVLPGSYLEPEGALESDDENVNEQSAADVEGDDSSMHGTFSDPGQTRVEGKQDKNRRKKKRKKENRKARREQMQKAHEQRLQQQQQQQQQKQPEKSLTKFQDSKHKTLRTKDPEQEASEEVELAEEDRQDKEGDPVRSIDDSDDGKDTEEEPVKKVNGDQAKNGETEETAEAEDGHHTNGQKEEDDEESTVQADSEENDKEVPPSSKATPPAEETRSTAADEDILKDVEIEYVPEKVTIADLGPMYRQFYRVFEIFKLDTKSKEMVKSAEETEKEKAAAETKKVDDGMDYDYDDMGDQDEKDDKEKISKRKLKKLNRLSVAELKQLVTRPDVVEMHDVTARDPKLLVQLKSHRNTVQVPRHWCFKRKYLQGKRGIEKPPFDLPAFIKKTGIMEMRASLQEKDEAKTLKAKMRERARPKMGKIDIDYQKLHDAFFKWQTKPRMTIHGDLYYEGKEFETRLKEKKPGDLSEELRIALGMPIGPACHKIPPPWLIAQQRYGPPPSYPNLKIPGLNAPIPEGCSFGYHAGGWGKPPVDESGKPLYGDVFGVAGMDGEGGMGEEEIDRTVWGELESESEESSEEEEDEGEDMTAQPDESGLITPAEGLVTPSGLTSGVPAGMETPDTIELRKKKIESEMEDNETPVLYHVLPEKRNERIGAAMMASTHVYDISAAGGGGGGGGVPGGGPAAAAGGGGGRGAGRGGPVDREGMVELALDPSELDLDNEAMAQRYEQQMREQQSHLQKEDLSDMLAEHVARQKSKRKRQQTDTTSKQSKKYKEFKF, via the coding sequence ACCACCGATGACACCGTCGGAAATGCTCCTGGACGATGATGGTATGCCGGTAGAAATAGTTGACGGTGGTGGATGGCCGGTACAAATGGTTCCGATGATGCAGGATGATGAACGCCACCCAGAGGACAATGCAGAACAGCAACAAACGGAACTGCCCGAGATGGATGAGGTGCGAGAGGGGGTAGAGGAGGACGTGGAGCAGGAAGATGAGTTTCAACAGATGCCCGTATTGTCACCGCCACCAGCACTGATGTCGCTGAAGGTAGACAATCCCGATGAAGATGCGAAAAAACCTTCCGAACTGGTACTGCCAAAAGCGCTGGAAGATGTACTAGCGCTAAAGACCATTCGTGCGCAAGAGCTGGATGTGGAGGAAACGCTTGCTGCCGTGGGTGCCGTTTTGCCCGGTTCGTACCTCGAGCCGGAAGGTGCATTAGAGTCGGATGATGAAAATGTCAACGAACAGAGTGCGGCCGACGTGGAAGGAGACGATTCGTCCATGCACGGTACATTTTCCGACCCGGGACAAACGCGTGTGGAAGGAAAGCAGGACAAAAATAGGCGCaagaaaaagcgaaagaaggaaaaccgtAAGGCACGGCGTGAGCAGATGCAGAAAGCGCACGAACAGCggttacagcagcagcagcagcagcagcaacagaaacaaCCTGAAAAATCCTTAACTAAATTCCAAGATTCAAAGCATAAAACATTACGAACGAAAGATCCAGAGCAGGAAGCTAGCGAGGAAGTGGAACTAGCTGAGGAGGATCGGCAGGACAAGGAAGGTGATCCCGTTCGCTCAATCGATGATAGTGACGACGGTAAGGACACAGAGGAGGAACCGGTGAAAAAGGTGAACGGCGACCAGGCGAAAAATGGTGAGACAGAGGAGACGGCCGAAGCGGAAGATGGGCATCATACAAACGGGCAAAAGGAAGAGGACGATGAAGAGTCAACGGTACAAGCGGACAGTGAAGAAAACGACAAAGAGGTACCACCATCCTCAAAAGCAACGCCTCCCGCGGAGGAGACGAGGTCAACCGCCGCCGACGAGGACATCCTGAAGGACGTAGAGATCGAGTACGTACCGGAAAAGGTGACCATTGCCGACCTTGGACCGATGTACCGGCAATTTTACCGCGTGTTTGAAATCTTCAAGCTCGACACCAAGTCGAAGGAAATGGTCAAGAGTGCCGAAGAGACGGAAAAAGAGAAGGCGGCGGCCGAAACGAAGAAGGTGGACGACGGGATGGATTACGATTACGACGATATGGGCGATCAGGACGAGAAGGACGACAAGGAGAAGATTTCCAAGCGCAAGCTCAAGAAACTGAACCGGCTGAGTGTGGCCGAACTGAAGCAGCTCGTCACCCGCCCAGATGTGGTCGAAATGCACGACGTGACGGCACGCGATCCGAAGCTGTTGGTGCAGCTGAAGAGTCACCGCAACACGGTGCAGGTACCACGGCACTGGTGCTTTAAGCGCAAGTATCTGCAGGGCAAGCGAGGTATCGAGAAGCCACCGTTCGATCTGCCGGCGTTCATCAAGAAGACGGGAATCATGGAGATGCGTGCGTCGCTGCAGGAAAAGGACGAAGCGAAGACGCTGAAGGCGAAGATGCGCGAACGAGCAAGGCCAAAGATGGGCAAGATCGATATCGATTATCAGAAGCTGCACGATGCGTTCTTCAAGTGGCAAACGAAGCCGCGCATGACGATCCACGGTGATTTGTACTACGAGGGGAAAGAGTTCGAGACACGGCTGAAGGAGAAGAAGCCGGGTGATTTGTCCGAGGAGTTGCGTATCGCGCTGGGAATGCCGATCGGGCCGGCTTGTCATAAGATTCCTCCACCGTGGCTCATTGCCCAGCAGCGGTATGGGCCACCGCCGAGCTATCCTAACCTGAAGATACCCGGGCTGAATGCACCCATTCCGGAGGGATGCTCGTTCGGGTATCATGCCGGCGGTTGGGGTAAACCACCGGTGGACGAAAGCGGCAAACCACTGTACGGTGATGTGTTCGGGGTGGCCGGAATGGACGGTGAAGGTGGTATGGGCGAGGAAGAGATCGATCGGACGGTGTGGGGCGAGctggaatcggaatcggaagaATCGtccgaggaggaggaagacgaGGGCGAAGATATGACCGCACAGCCGGACGAAAGTGGGCTGATCACACCGGCCGAAGGACTCGTAACGCCGTCCGGTCTGACCAGCGGTGTGCCGGCCGGTATGGAAACGCCCGACACGATCGAACTGCGCAAGAAGAAGATCGAGAGCGAGATGGAAGATAACGAGACGCCGGTACTGTATCACGTGTTGCCGGAGAAGCGAAACGAGCGTATCGGGGCGGCCATGATGGCCTCGACACACGTGTACGACATCTCTGctgcgggtggtggtggtggtggtggcggtgtgcCCGGTGGTGGACCAGCGGCAGCagctggaggtggtggtggtcgtggtgcCGGCCGTGGTGGTCCAGTCGACCGTGA